In Plantibacter sp. PA-3-X8, one DNA window encodes the following:
- a CDS encoding VOC family protein, with protein MPAPNLFLIQVQDAEAATAFYSDLFAIEPDFTSPRYVAFPVAPGVLFALWTGRNEHAVPSTPRTFEVGLMVPGSEAAVDQVFEEWKAKGVTVVEEPHDDVFGRTFVIADPDGNLIRVSPVD; from the coding sequence ATGCCCGCACCCAACCTCTTTCTGATCCAGGTCCAGGACGCTGAGGCTGCCACCGCGTTCTACAGCGACCTCTTCGCGATCGAACCTGATTTCACCAGCCCGAGGTACGTCGCTTTCCCGGTTGCTCCCGGCGTGCTCTTCGCCCTCTGGACAGGACGCAACGAACACGCGGTGCCCAGCACCCCGCGCACGTTCGAGGTCGGGCTCATGGTTCCCGGTTCGGAGGCCGCCGTCGACCAGGTGTTCGAGGAGTGGAAGGCCAAGGGCGTCACCGTCGTGGAGGAGCCACACGATGACGTCTTCGGTCGAACGTTCGTGATTGCAGACCCCGACGGGAATCTCATTCGCGTCTCACCCGTGGACTGA
- a CDS encoding ABC transporter substrate-binding protein — protein MHQRAAISLVLAAALAVGLSACGASEAVEPESTAAAGQGATEYPLTLDNCGTEVTIDAAPQRVVSLDQNSTEILLSLGLEDRMVGTASWTDPVLDSLADANADVPRLADNAPTYEVVLGADPDFVTASFGRHFNEGGVAPRERFAETGVASYLSPTDCDNGTSINGGGTRTTPLAIDALYQEITEMGEVFDVSDRAAALVADLKARAAKATEGVDFDGTTVAFWFADTKTPYVGGGLGSAALLASTTGLDNVFGELEDDWPATTWEDLVDRDPQVLVLGDLQRDRFPGDRLDDKVAFLESDPLTKTMDAVRNQRYIALHGAELNPSIRFVDGLEKIKAWWVEHEDEL, from the coding sequence GTGCACCAGCGCGCCGCCATCAGCCTCGTCCTCGCCGCGGCACTCGCCGTCGGACTGTCCGCCTGCGGCGCGTCCGAAGCGGTGGAGCCCGAATCGACCGCCGCCGCAGGACAGGGCGCGACGGAGTACCCGCTCACGCTCGACAACTGCGGCACCGAGGTCACGATCGACGCCGCGCCCCAGCGGGTCGTCTCCCTCGACCAGAACTCGACCGAGATCCTGCTGTCCCTCGGTCTCGAAGACCGCATGGTCGGCACCGCCTCCTGGACGGACCCCGTCCTCGACTCCCTCGCCGACGCGAACGCCGACGTCCCGCGCCTGGCCGACAATGCGCCCACCTACGAGGTCGTCCTCGGTGCCGACCCGGACTTCGTCACCGCGTCCTTCGGCCGCCACTTCAACGAGGGCGGCGTCGCACCACGCGAGCGGTTCGCCGAGACCGGTGTCGCCAGCTACCTCTCGCCCACCGACTGCGACAACGGGACGAGCATCAACGGTGGCGGGACGCGCACGACACCGCTCGCCATCGACGCGCTGTACCAGGAGATCACCGAGATGGGCGAGGTCTTCGACGTCTCCGACCGTGCTGCCGCGCTCGTCGCCGACCTGAAGGCCCGTGCCGCGAAGGCGACCGAGGGTGTCGACTTCGACGGCACGACCGTCGCGTTCTGGTTCGCAGACACGAAGACCCCGTACGTCGGCGGTGGGCTCGGATCCGCCGCGCTGCTCGCCTCGACCACCGGGCTCGACAACGTCTTCGGGGAACTCGAGGACGACTGGCCGGCCACCACCTGGGAAGACCTCGTCGACCGCGACCCGCAGGTCCTCGTCCTCGGCGACCTGCAGCGCGACCGGTTCCCTGGCGACCGCCTCGACGACAAAGTCGCCTTCCTGGAGTCCGACCCGCTCACGAAGACCATGGACGCGGTGCGCAACCAGCGGTACATCGCCCTGCACGGCGCCGAGCTGAACCCGTCCATCCGCTTCGTCGACGGCCTCGAGAAGATCAAGGCGTGGTGGGTCGAGCACGAGGACGAGCTCTGA
- a CDS encoding iron ABC transporter permease yields MNSDTARRPASRARRATITGLLVLAGVVLLLVSVGMAITLGPADILLVNVRDIVANHLGVTDIPVKLSKDAIVWEERLPRAFVAAACGAGLGLCGVIMQSLLRNPLADPFILGISSGASTGAVAIGILGLGGASIGLSGGAFIGALVAFGLVLLLSRLSGGGTDRVVLAGVASTQLFSALTSLIIFAFADSDETRGVMFWLLGSLEGVRWDDVALCAIVVVAGSLLCLRYAHALDAFAFGEDVAASLGIHVARTRAILLIATALITATLVSVAGAIGFVGLVLPHAARLLVGPRHGRLIPATAIIGAIFMVWVDAGSRVAFSPTPLPVGVGTALVGVPVFIALLARRRKRA; encoded by the coding sequence ATGAACAGCGACACGGCACGGCGACCGGCCTCGCGCGCACGCCGCGCGACGATCACCGGCCTGCTCGTCCTCGCCGGCGTGGTCCTCCTCCTCGTCTCGGTCGGCATGGCGATCACGCTCGGACCGGCGGACATCCTGCTCGTGAACGTCCGGGACATCGTCGCGAACCACCTCGGTGTCACCGACATCCCGGTGAAGCTGTCGAAGGACGCGATCGTGTGGGAGGAACGCCTGCCGCGGGCCTTCGTCGCGGCAGCCTGCGGAGCCGGGCTCGGGCTCTGCGGCGTCATCATGCAGTCGCTCCTCCGCAACCCGCTGGCCGACCCGTTCATCCTCGGCATCTCCTCCGGTGCGTCGACCGGTGCTGTCGCGATCGGGATCCTCGGACTCGGCGGTGCGTCGATCGGCCTCTCCGGCGGCGCCTTCATCGGCGCGCTCGTCGCCTTCGGACTCGTGCTCCTGCTCTCACGCCTGTCGGGCGGCGGGACCGACCGGGTCGTGCTCGCCGGCGTCGCCAGCACGCAACTCTTCTCCGCGCTGACCTCGCTGATCATCTTCGCGTTCGCCGACTCGGACGAGACGCGCGGCGTGATGTTCTGGCTGCTCGGCTCGCTCGAGGGCGTGCGCTGGGACGACGTGGCACTCTGTGCGATCGTCGTCGTCGCCGGGTCGCTCCTGTGCCTGCGGTACGCCCATGCACTCGACGCGTTCGCCTTCGGTGAGGACGTCGCGGCATCGCTCGGCATCCACGTCGCGAGGACGCGGGCGATCCTGCTCATCGCGACGGCGCTCATCACGGCGACGCTGGTGAGCGTCGCGGGGGCGATCGGTTTCGTCGGACTCGTCCTGCCCCACGCCGCCCGCCTGCTCGTCGGACCCCGTCACGGTCGCCTCATCCCGGCCACGGCGATCATCGGTGCGATCTTCATGGTCTGGGTGGATGCCGGTTCCCGCGTCGCGTTCTCACCGACGCCGCTGCCGGTCGGTGTCGGGACCGCGCTCGTCGGGGTGCCGGTCTTCATCGCCCTGCTTGCCCGGAGGAGGAAGCGGGCATGA
- a CDS encoding YafY family protein, translating to MKAARLLSLLLVLQTRQRVTSVELAERLEVSVRTILRDVEALSAAGVPVYAERGRHGGIVLLPGARLNASHLEPAEMDSLSLAGLDSVQRAQLGITAAHDMAIRKIAARRAANAAGDMNLAELVIVDNSGWLAAETRDTDVADLALTLRSRPRLRIHYRRSGAEHATSRDVDPYGLVSKSGRWYLVADDDGTAKLFNLERLEHYEALLEPAATRPDQDLRSVWAELKHRSEGPGEVEVTVRLRGTRVDLARRILGSRLQEAGPGEDGWQLFTVSYSEVESVRQLLQFGDHIEVLAPERARQRIVELATDLISRHNTPPA from the coding sequence ATGAAAGCCGCCCGGCTGCTGAGCCTGCTCCTCGTCCTCCAAACCCGCCAACGCGTGACGAGCGTGGAGCTGGCGGAGCGCTTGGAGGTTTCGGTGCGGACGATCCTGCGCGACGTGGAAGCCCTCTCGGCGGCCGGCGTACCCGTCTATGCCGAGCGAGGGAGACACGGTGGCATCGTCCTCCTCCCCGGCGCGCGCCTGAATGCATCCCATCTCGAACCAGCCGAGATGGACTCGCTCTCGCTCGCCGGCCTCGACAGCGTGCAGCGCGCACAACTGGGGATCACCGCCGCTCACGACATGGCCATTCGGAAGATCGCGGCCCGCCGTGCTGCGAACGCAGCCGGGGACATGAACCTTGCCGAACTCGTCATCGTCGACAACTCAGGGTGGCTCGCCGCCGAAACCCGCGACACCGACGTCGCAGATCTGGCGTTGACGTTGCGCTCTCGCCCACGGCTGCGAATCCACTACCGCCGAAGCGGTGCCGAGCACGCCACCAGTCGGGACGTCGACCCGTATGGGCTCGTTTCGAAGTCCGGGCGGTGGTATCTCGTGGCCGATGACGATGGAACGGCGAAGCTCTTCAACCTCGAACGGCTTGAACACTATGAAGCCCTCCTCGAGCCCGCGGCGACACGGCCTGATCAAGACTTGCGGTCGGTCTGGGCCGAACTGAAGCATCGCTCCGAGGGCCCTGGGGAAGTCGAGGTGACGGTCAGGTTGCGAGGAACGCGCGTCGACCTCGCCCGACGCATCTTGGGCAGCCGTCTGCAAGAGGCCGGACCAGGTGAAGACGGGTGGCAACTGTTCACGGTCAGCTACTCCGAAGTCGAATCCGTGCGCCAACTCCTGCAGTTCGGCGATCACATCGAAGTGCTCGCCCCCGAACGCGCCCGCCAACGCATCGTCGAACTCGCGACAGATCTCATCAGCCGACACAACACACCGCCCGCCTGA
- a CDS encoding bifunctional 2-polyprenyl-6-hydroxyphenol methylase/3-demethylubiquinol 3-O-methyltransferase UbiG, which yields MEDEPAVRWNHNIHYHRHILDVVPDGARTALDVGTGDGLLAMELREFVPQVTGIDPDAQVLKSARRQQSDVTWVEGDVMTYPLTPASFDVVASVATIHHLPDLEATLTRLAELTAPGGTVAVIGLARSSRLFDHAYDIAGLIQHRRLARRFGVWEHSAPTAQPLHTYTDVRRSAARVLPGANWCRLPLWRYALVWTKPTR from the coding sequence ATGGAAGATGAGCCGGCGGTCCGCTGGAACCACAACATCCACTACCACCGGCACATCCTCGACGTCGTGCCGGACGGAGCACGCACCGCGCTCGACGTCGGTACCGGAGACGGACTCCTGGCGATGGAGCTGCGCGAGTTCGTGCCTCAGGTGACCGGGATTGATCCCGACGCTCAGGTACTCAAATCAGCTCGTCGCCAGCAGTCGGACGTCACCTGGGTCGAGGGTGACGTCATGACCTATCCGCTCACGCCCGCTTCGTTCGACGTGGTGGCTTCCGTCGCCACGATCCACCATCTGCCCGACCTCGAAGCGACGCTGACCCGACTCGCCGAACTCACCGCCCCGGGTGGCACCGTCGCTGTCATCGGTCTGGCCCGCTCATCCCGACTGTTCGACCATGCCTACGACATTGCGGGGCTCATTCAGCATCGACGTCTCGCTCGACGGTTCGGCGTCTGGGAACACTCCGCACCGACTGCGCAGCCACTGCATACCTACACCGACGTACGCCGCAGCGCCGCCCGCGTCCTGCCGGGAGCGAACTGGTGCCGGCTGCCGCTGTGGAGGTATGCGCTCGTGTGGACGAAGCCGACCCGTTAG
- a CDS encoding ABC transporter ATP-binding protein gives MTLHAEHVSWNRGGALVVDGVTLHPEPGQTVGLLGPNGSGKSSLLRVLHGLVKPTAGLVTLDGVDLASVGRRRIARSVASVTQHADTDVDITVRDIVRLGRIPHRSGLGGDTAADETAVDRALAHVGLLDQAGRLWHTLSGGERQRAQIARALAQEPRELLLDEPTNHLDIRHQLELLDLVCALPVTTVIAIHDLNLAAMYCDTVVVLRAGRVVAAGAPSEVLTAALIADVYGVAAEVTLDVERGYPVVTFTRSAGPSPSR, from the coding sequence ATGACACTCCACGCTGAGCACGTCTCCTGGAACCGCGGCGGCGCGCTCGTCGTCGACGGCGTGACCCTGCACCCGGAGCCGGGACAGACCGTCGGCCTCCTGGGTCCGAACGGGTCGGGCAAGTCGTCGCTCCTGCGGGTGCTCCACGGCCTCGTGAAGCCGACCGCCGGACTCGTGACGCTCGACGGTGTCGACCTGGCGTCGGTCGGTCGACGACGCATCGCGCGTTCGGTCGCCTCGGTGACGCAGCACGCCGACACCGACGTCGACATCACGGTGCGCGACATCGTGCGGCTCGGCCGGATCCCGCACCGCTCGGGACTCGGCGGTGACACCGCAGCCGACGAGACCGCCGTCGACCGCGCGCTCGCCCACGTCGGCCTGCTCGACCAAGCCGGCCGCCTCTGGCACACCCTCTCCGGAGGCGAACGTCAGCGCGCGCAGATCGCGCGGGCGCTCGCCCAGGAGCCGCGCGAGCTCCTCCTCGACGAACCGACCAACCACCTCGACATCCGACACCAGTTGGAACTGCTCGACCTCGTCTGCGCGCTCCCGGTCACGACCGTGATCGCCATCCACGACCTCAACCTGGCCGCGATGTACTGCGACACGGTCGTGGTACTGCGCGCCGGTCGGGTGGTTGCTGCGGGGGCTCCGAGCGAGGTACTGACTGCGGCGCTGATCGCGGACGTCTACGGCGTGGCGGCCGAGGTGACGCTGGACGTCGAGCGCGGGTATCCGGTGGTCACGTTCACGAGATCGGCTGGGCCGTCCCCGTCACGGTGA
- a CDS encoding cyclic GMP-AMP synthase DncV-like nucleotidyltransferase — protein sequence MQLEDHFGVLLRDTVNLSQFRLDTLDDRVAKIYSALRSDTELGPRVLGMSKQGSWAHRTIISPVGANEFDADFMLYIEDDSEWSAQDYLTSVKSALLRSPVYGKMTLTRKNRCVRVVYANSCHIDIVPAIRRGDAEYVANYEEDQWERTDPEGFTRWMKEKDDITGGNLRRVIRLLKFLRDHRGSFTGTRSVILTTLVGEQVNAYSKFGDPGYYKNVPTTLLHIVNDLDEYLWANPSKPVVMDPSNSGASFDHRWTQETYAYFRERIHAHSAEIRAAYESLTKEDSVTRWQSLFGEGFAAPTASESSMPFGNPESTPASTSLSGRAG from the coding sequence ATGCAGCTCGAGGATCACTTCGGGGTACTACTCCGAGACACCGTCAACCTCAGCCAGTTTCGACTCGACACGCTCGACGACCGAGTTGCCAAGATCTACTCAGCTCTTCGCTCGGACACCGAGTTGGGGCCGCGCGTTCTCGGCATGAGCAAGCAGGGCTCGTGGGCGCACCGGACAATCATCAGCCCAGTTGGCGCCAACGAATTTGACGCGGACTTCATGCTCTACATCGAGGACGACAGCGAGTGGTCCGCGCAGGACTACCTGACCAGTGTGAAGTCTGCGCTGCTGCGTAGCCCCGTCTACGGCAAAATGACTCTCACCCGCAAAAACCGGTGCGTACGCGTGGTCTACGCAAACTCTTGTCACATCGACATCGTCCCCGCGATCAGGCGAGGTGACGCCGAGTACGTCGCGAACTACGAGGAAGATCAGTGGGAGCGGACCGACCCCGAAGGGTTCACTCGCTGGATGAAGGAAAAGGATGACATAACAGGGGGCAACCTTCGCAGGGTCATCCGCCTCCTGAAGTTCCTCCGCGACCATCGCGGCTCGTTCACTGGGACCCGATCAGTCATACTCACGACGCTCGTCGGTGAGCAAGTCAACGCGTACAGCAAGTTCGGTGACCCGGGCTACTACAAGAACGTGCCAACCACTCTGCTGCACATCGTGAACGACCTCGACGAATATCTCTGGGCCAATCCGAGCAAGCCGGTCGTCATGGACCCCTCTAACTCCGGTGCCAGTTTCGATCACCGCTGGACGCAGGAAACATACGCATATTTCCGAGAGCGCATCCACGCGCACTCTGCAGAGATCCGTGCCGCCTACGAGTCACTCACGAAAGAAGACAGCGTCACGAGGTGGCAGTCGCTCTTCGGCGAGGGATTCGCTGCTCCGACGGCATCGGAGTCGAGTATGCCCTTCGGAAACCCTGAATCAACGCCCGCCTCGACGAGCCTCTCGGGACGCGCCGGTTGA
- a CDS encoding PhzF family phenazine biosynthesis protein — protein MSTTRPPEILRLTAFAAEPGGGNPAGVVLDASALTDAEMQAIATEVAYPETAFVVDGVDGDDRHVRMRYFSPGAEVPFCGHATIATAVALAERRGVGRFTLETNVGPLVIETASDADADTVTNSDTCSITASFTSVEPTVRGLDAEVADRLLSLLGLERSDLDERWPLRESFAGNRHPVVAVREQEVFDGFTFDPAALRTLMDVQGWAGTVTVVHDHGIDDAGHLLVEARNLFPVGDITEDPATGSAAASFGGYLRELGLLTPPARILIRQGHHVGAPSLLTVDVPATGGITVTGTAQPIS, from the coding sequence ATGTCGACCACGCGACCTCCCGAGATCCTCCGCCTGACCGCCTTCGCAGCCGAGCCGGGTGGTGGGAACCCTGCCGGGGTCGTCCTCGACGCCTCGGCGCTCACCGATGCCGAGATGCAGGCGATCGCCACCGAGGTCGCGTACCCGGAGACGGCATTCGTCGTCGACGGTGTCGACGGCGACGACCGTCACGTGCGCATGCGCTACTTCTCCCCCGGTGCCGAGGTCCCGTTCTGCGGTCACGCGACCATCGCCACCGCCGTCGCCCTGGCTGAGCGCCGTGGCGTCGGACGCTTCACGCTGGAGACGAACGTCGGGCCGCTCGTCATCGAGACGGCCTCCGACGCAGACGCCGACACCGTCACGAACAGCGACACCTGCTCGATCACCGCGTCGTTCACGAGCGTCGAACCCACCGTGCGCGGTCTCGACGCCGAGGTCGCCGATCGTCTGTTGTCGTTGCTCGGGTTGGAGCGTTCCGACCTCGACGAGCGGTGGCCGCTCCGCGAATCGTTCGCCGGCAACCGACACCCGGTCGTCGCCGTCCGCGAGCAGGAGGTCTTCGACGGGTTCACCTTCGATCCGGCCGCCCTGCGCACGCTGATGGACGTGCAGGGCTGGGCCGGGACGGTGACGGTCGTGCACGACCACGGGATCGACGACGCCGGCCACCTGCTCGTCGAGGCCCGCAACCTCTTCCCCGTCGGCGATATCACCGAGGACCCGGCGACCGGCTCCGCAGCCGCCTCCTTCGGTGGCTACCTGCGGGAGCTCGGTCTCCTCACCCCTCCGGCTCGGATCCTCATCCGGCAGGGCCACCACGTCGGCGCGCCCAGTCTCCTGACGGTCGACGTTCCCGCCACCGGCGGCATCACCGTGACGGGGACGGCCCAGCCGATCTCGTGA
- a CDS encoding HIT family protein: MWWSDGEWEAMTAAEQCGMCADAHLPTNDHSTLIATTSTSHVRLARNQHHAGYSLVILREHVVDMSELPPEQLARFWADVQRAARVIDGVFRSKKIDYLVMGHRMPHLHCHLLPQHATDDPLRNVNIADGPTYLPPDAFDAAIAALQRMWESSEPPLGR, from the coding sequence ATGTGGTGGTCGGATGGCGAATGGGAAGCGATGACGGCGGCCGAGCAGTGCGGCATGTGCGCGGACGCACACTTGCCGACGAACGACCACAGCACCCTCATCGCGACAACCAGCACGAGCCACGTGCGGCTTGCTCGGAACCAACACCACGCCGGATACAGCCTCGTGATCCTTCGAGAACATGTCGTCGACATGTCGGAACTCCCGCCAGAACAACTCGCGAGGTTTTGGGCAGATGTGCAACGTGCGGCACGTGTCATCGATGGGGTCTTCCGATCGAAGAAGATCGACTACCTCGTCATGGGCCACCGGATGCCCCACCTGCACTGCCACCTGCTCCCTCAGCACGCGACCGACGATCCCCTCAGGAATGTGAACATCGCAGACGGCCCGACGTATCTTCCACCTGATGCGTTCGATGCCGCGATCGCCGCGCTCCAGCGAATGTGGGAGTCGTCGGAACCTCCACTCGGTAGATAG
- a CDS encoding ThiF family adenylyltransferase, with product MSHPGRYSRWQDEFISDLEAIARSSPELVVVRERRRLSDTGEVPVQLAIYTSKIAHAEGGLVLEPTEIVEISVPPTRYRPPSVRVTHPRFVGFPHVLQGFVLCVYLDASREWNPNDGAIGFLNRLWGWFESAAAGTFDPHTSLFHAVGGTDSATDSTPIVVLRNELDDGLTFVALIRRNGHRFDVAIGTTVDGLRTPIITAPAALPLGTGTSIFELATILDDPTMSRGGLPAVGLPTNQDSIWLRLAAAAKRNPDASPQPFVLCVPHPAGGPPHVIVGCLPSETADALRLGSDPQDPRIEWWRVSDERPSVTTRRDSTRPTAAFADRTVLLFGCGGLGSWIAEFVARAGARRVVLSDSAIIMGGLLVRQNYTEADIGASKESALVSRLHSVRDDLQVEILDDSESLTLTDFDLVIDASVSMALGQVLSSVCQDVLVAQVAVDPRSAAVGMILVKPAGCAQQMSELDAHFGKIVEGDSSLEEYHSLWSTSTHGMLVPTRGCSVPTFHGSAADLAASAGVMVSLLGLQLQSPKVGVHLYTLPHTSSHRTKPAVFLPLDSP from the coding sequence TTGAGCCACCCCGGACGTTATTCGCGATGGCAGGACGAGTTCATCAGCGACCTCGAGGCAATCGCCCGCTCAAGCCCTGAACTAGTGGTCGTCCGCGAACGGCGTCGGCTCTCCGACACCGGCGAAGTACCTGTGCAGCTCGCGATCTACACTTCCAAGATCGCGCACGCGGAGGGCGGTCTGGTTCTTGAGCCAACGGAGATTGTCGAAATTTCGGTCCCGCCAACCCGATATCGACCACCATCCGTGCGAGTGACACATCCGCGCTTCGTTGGCTTTCCGCACGTGCTCCAAGGATTCGTGCTCTGCGTGTATCTGGACGCGAGTCGCGAGTGGAACCCGAACGATGGCGCCATAGGGTTCCTCAACCGGCTGTGGGGCTGGTTTGAGTCAGCCGCAGCCGGGACCTTCGATCCGCACACTTCTCTTTTTCACGCAGTTGGCGGCACAGACAGCGCCACTGACAGCACTCCCATTGTCGTCCTTCGGAACGAACTCGACGACGGGCTCACCTTTGTCGCACTCATTCGGAGAAATGGCCACCGATTCGATGTAGCCATCGGGACAACCGTCGATGGCCTTCGTACACCGATCATCACCGCACCCGCGGCATTACCACTGGGAACGGGCACGTCCATCTTCGAACTCGCGACGATACTGGACGACCCCACTATGAGTCGCGGCGGCCTCCCCGCCGTCGGCCTGCCTACGAATCAAGACTCCATCTGGCTCCGACTTGCCGCGGCGGCAAAGCGCAACCCAGATGCCTCACCCCAACCGTTCGTTCTCTGCGTGCCCCATCCCGCAGGAGGCCCGCCCCACGTGATAGTCGGCTGTTTGCCCTCCGAAACGGCAGATGCGCTCCGCCTGGGCAGTGATCCGCAAGACCCAAGAATTGAGTGGTGGCGGGTGTCCGACGAACGGCCGTCAGTAACGACGCGCCGGGATTCGACACGCCCGACTGCTGCGTTTGCAGATCGGACAGTGCTCCTGTTCGGCTGTGGTGGACTCGGGTCATGGATAGCGGAGTTTGTGGCCCGGGCCGGCGCTAGGCGAGTTGTCTTGTCGGACTCGGCCATCATCATGGGTGGTCTCCTCGTGCGGCAGAACTACACCGAAGCGGATATAGGCGCGAGCAAAGAGTCAGCGCTGGTCTCGCGCTTGCACAGCGTTCGCGACGACCTTCAGGTTGAGATCCTCGACGATTCTGAGTCGTTGACGCTCACTGACTTCGATCTGGTGATCGACGCGAGCGTGAGTATGGCACTCGGCCAGGTCCTCTCCTCAGTCTGTCAGGACGTACTGGTAGCTCAGGTGGCCGTCGATCCACGTTCCGCCGCTGTCGGGATGATTCTGGTCAAGCCCGCAGGATGCGCACAGCAGATGTCAGAACTCGACGCTCACTTTGGGAAGATCGTCGAAGGAGATTCCTCCTTGGAGGAGTATCATTCTCTGTGGTCTACAAGCACCCATGGAATGCTCGTACCAACGCGCGGTTGCTCTGTCCCGACCTTCCATGGATCCGCCGCGGACCTGGCCGCTTCTGCAGGAGTCATGGTTTCGCTGTTGGGTTTGCAACTGCAATCGCCGAAAGTCGGTGTTCACCTCTATACTCTCCCCCACACATCTTCACATCGGACTAAGCCAGCGGTGTTCTTGCCGCTCGACTCTCCGTAG
- a CDS encoding SAVED domain-containing protein produces the protein MVDDVGAERVYTEEYLARHKRVHEDRVRKVTDFANVTAAAVVRVTGRIRGTLSPATDRQVAAALHYEDLHPAGEHPHDAEFNVTIDSDDTDPWVWQEGMKKIAARLTALSDSPYGTVAVFAMAPIPLLVFLGSKLDDKADIRVLPRFREAEDLACCWRNQEVTPQEFKISSTGPDPYAVDVLMAVGVTAPVDVSRVPKQLSNLARVAVTAGHLSPDAIQTKEDFSSFSRAWRDALAKIETDYPKCQRIHLLAAVPLVAAVACGQHLMRESQPKLVVYQRTDEAYVEALTIG, from the coding sequence ATGGTCGATGACGTAGGCGCCGAGAGGGTCTACACGGAGGAGTACCTCGCCAGACACAAGCGTGTCCATGAAGACCGTGTTCGGAAGGTCACTGACTTCGCAAATGTGACCGCCGCTGCTGTAGTCCGAGTCACCGGTCGGATACGGGGAACCCTCTCGCCAGCAACCGACCGGCAGGTCGCTGCTGCTTTGCACTATGAGGATCTTCACCCTGCGGGCGAGCACCCTCATGACGCAGAGTTCAATGTGACGATCGACTCCGACGATACAGATCCGTGGGTGTGGCAAGAAGGGATGAAGAAGATCGCAGCCAGACTCACGGCCCTCAGCGACTCGCCCTACGGCACCGTGGCCGTTTTCGCGATGGCCCCGATCCCGTTGCTGGTGTTTCTCGGATCGAAGCTCGACGACAAGGCAGACATCCGTGTACTCCCACGATTCCGGGAGGCCGAAGACCTCGCGTGCTGCTGGCGGAATCAGGAGGTGACGCCACAAGAGTTCAAGATTTCGTCAACAGGCCCTGACCCCTATGCCGTCGACGTCCTCATGGCCGTCGGCGTTACCGCACCCGTGGACGTGTCGAGGGTCCCGAAACAACTGTCCAACCTCGCCCGTGTCGCTGTCACGGCGGGGCACCTCAGCCCGGACGCGATCCAAACTAAGGAGGACTTCAGCTCATTCAGTCGGGCGTGGCGAGATGCTCTCGCGAAAATCGAGACCGACTATCCAAAGTGCCAACGAATTCACCTTCTTGCCGCGGTCCCACTGGTTGCCGCTGTGGCATGCGGGCAACATCTGATGCGCGAGTCACAGCCGAAGCTGGTCGTCTATCAGCGAACCGACGAGGCGTATGTAGAAGCGCTCACCATTGGATGA